Proteins from a single region of Ammoniphilus oxalaticus:
- a CDS encoding FMN-dependent NADH-azoreductase, which produces MAKVLYITANPKSVEHSYCLSVGQAFLETYQQENPTDEIITLNLFEEEFPKLDHDVFSAWGKLQQGVDFSELTDEETRKVGRLNEIVDQFISMDKYVFVTPLWNLSFPSVVKDYIDAICVAGKTFKYTDQGSVGLLTGKKAIHIQARGGIYVEPPMSELEMGDRFIRSILTFLGVPSIESVIVEGMAQLPDQAEEIKAKAIDEAKKAAIKF; this is translated from the coding sequence ATGGCAAAAGTACTTTACATCACAGCAAATCCGAAATCAGTTGAACACTCTTATTGTCTTAGCGTAGGCCAAGCCTTTCTTGAGACTTATCAACAGGAAAACCCGACGGACGAGATCATTACCCTCAACCTTTTTGAGGAAGAGTTTCCCAAATTAGATCATGATGTGTTCAGCGCTTGGGGAAAACTCCAACAAGGCGTAGATTTCAGTGAACTTACCGACGAGGAAACAAGAAAGGTCGGAAGACTCAATGAAATCGTCGATCAATTTATATCGATGGATAAGTATGTATTTGTTACACCATTGTGGAATTTAAGTTTTCCATCTGTCGTCAAAGACTACATTGATGCCATCTGTGTAGCAGGCAAGACGTTTAAATATACGGATCAAGGCTCTGTTGGTTTATTAACGGGTAAAAAGGCCATTCATATTCAAGCGCGTGGCGGGATCTATGTTGAACCTCCTATGAGCGAACTAGAAATGGGTGACCGCTTTATTCGCAGTATCTTAACTTTTTTAGGCGTTCCTTCAATTGAATCGGTGATCGTGGAAGGAATGGCTCAGCTGCCGGATCAAGCAGAGGAAATCAAAGCAAAGGCAATAGATGAGGCGAAAAAAGCCGCGATCAAATTCTAA
- a CDS encoding response regulator transcription factor, translating to MSDYTILVVDDEKEIRDAIQIYLKNEGMTVLKAKDGFEALDILDQQRVHLVILDIMMPRLDGISVTFKIREEKNIPIIMLSAKSEDTDKILGLQVGADDYLTKPFNPLELIARVKSQLRRYVKLGTYEGAETIIELNGLTLDEASKEVTAHGEVVRLTPLEYKIVELLMKHAGRVFSIDEIYERVWREPSYNPANTVAVHIRKIREKIEIDPKNPRYLKVVWGIGYKMEK from the coding sequence ATGAGTGATTACACAATCCTAGTTGTAGACGATGAAAAAGAAATACGGGACGCGATCCAGATTTACTTGAAAAATGAAGGCATGACCGTGTTAAAAGCAAAAGACGGATTTGAGGCGCTAGATATTTTGGACCAGCAGCGCGTCCATTTAGTCATATTAGATATTATGATGCCCCGACTTGATGGAATTTCAGTCACATTTAAGATAAGAGAAGAAAAAAACATCCCAATCATTATGCTTAGCGCTAAAAGCGAAGACACGGATAAAATATTGGGGCTTCAGGTCGGCGCCGATGACTACTTAACCAAGCCGTTTAATCCGTTGGAATTGATCGCTCGGGTCAAATCACAGTTGAGAAGATATGTGAAGCTTGGCACGTATGAAGGCGCTGAAACGATCATTGAATTAAACGGATTGACCTTGGATGAAGCGTCCAAAGAAGTGACAGCGCATGGAGAAGTTGTGCGACTAACGCCACTTGAATATAAAATTGTTGAATTATTGATGAAACATGCGGGAAGGGTCTTTTCAATTGATGAAATTTATGAACGGGTATGGCGAGAGCCGAGCTACAATCCTGCAAATACGGTTGCTGTTCATATTCGAAAAATCCGCGAAAAAATTGAAATCGATCCGAAAAATCCGAGATATTTAAAGGTGGTTTGGGGAATTGGATACAAAATGGAAAAATAA